In a genomic window of Ardenticatenales bacterium:
- a CDS encoding gluconokinase, whose protein sequence is MSYVIIIMGVAGSGKTTVGQALARRLQIPFYDGDDFHPPPNVDKMRRGQPLTDDDRWPWLDHLHTLIADHLARGEPAVLACSALKRTYRQRLRGACTDVYLVYLRGDLALMQRRLAVRQGHYMPAALLPSQFATLEEPTAAEAVIVDADQDYAQLMTHLVAVLRRRVLS, encoded by the coding sequence ATGTCTTATGTGATCATCATCATGGGCGTTGCCGGCAGCGGCAAGACAACCGTCGGGCAGGCTTTAGCACGGCGATTGCAAATCCCGTTCTACGATGGCGATGATTTTCACCCGCCGCCAAACGTGGACAAAATGCGGCGCGGGCAGCCGCTCACGGACGACGACCGCTGGCCCTGGTTGGACCACCTGCACACCCTCATCGCCGACCACCTGGCGCGTGGGGAGCCGGCGGTTCTGGCCTGTTCCGCACTGAAGCGGACCTACCGCCAACGGTTGCGCGGCGCGTGCACGGATGTCTACCTTGTCTATCTGCGCGGCGACCTGGCCCTGATGCAGCGGCGGCTGGCTGTGCGCCAGGGACACTACATGCCCGCTGCGCTGCTGCCCAGCCAATTTGCCACACTCGAAGAACCGACCGCCGCTGAGGCAGTGATTGTGGATGCGGATCAAGACTACGCCCAACTGATGACGCATCTAGTGGCCGTCTTGCGGCGTCGGGTTCTGTCATGA
- a CDS encoding peptidoglycan DD-metalloendopeptidase family protein — protein sequence MTTRIFLFLTLFWLIAAGCARGAATPLAARATATPTLTPPATRTPTATAIATAIATATPTPTPTPTFTPTPTAVAASISGDPRAAQEQPPTPTNLAPCGVVDLFDFPIDPPDASHVRGGGSDFGVWRSRYDKYHAGEDWRGPSSTTTLGTPVYSIGHGLVTYAQPLGWGRDQGVVIVRHTLADGSRILSFYGHLDPDSVVLAPGTCVARGQQVGNIGQPRTSPHLHFEIREQSPYAPLTGYWAEDPTLAGWKPPSQTIWNQRIAAAVGVTWARVFADAGIHPLTPLNENTFLLLAGNQLQSLNLADGSIQPALPDRRNVVDALPAANSSILYVADRLGRLDAVRLEAAADGPLAFTSLWTAPPAGNGAPQLLPLPGGGVLLAQRADLFAYDADGVRLWRQNVDRAVLDGVMVEEALYFTTAGEDGALWRLRPGGTPQAVGDVGGYLAAAGAQLWLYAGNGLYRLDVTAAADVVRVMSLPAGTPARGGIIPLPDGGALVAHTDPYDSRLIALAADGSLRWQTSVRGVNAGQMRPLLVAGQPYLAASSGGSLTLYAITPPSGSDSTAGLLRLFAGSSRTPIPADTWTVPIGPDHILLHIGGGSLAIFDPQAAHAILALPPP from the coding sequence GTGACTACACGAATTTTTCTATTTCTTACACTCTTCTGGCTGATCGCGGCTGGCTGCGCTCGCGGCGCGGCCACGCCCCTGGCGGCGCGCGCCACCGCCACCCCCACCCTCACGCCACCCGCAACACGCACCCCAACAGCCACGGCAATAGCCACGGCAATAGCCACCGCCACCCCCACGCCCACCCCCACACCCACCTTCACCCCGACGCCGACGGCAGTCGCCGCTTCCATCAGTGGTGACCCGCGCGCGGCGCAGGAGCAGCCGCCCACCCCCACCAACCTGGCCCCTTGCGGCGTCGTGGACCTGTTTGATTTCCCTATTGACCCGCCGGACGCCAGCCACGTGCGGGGCGGCGGGAGCGATTTCGGCGTGTGGCGCAGTCGCTATGACAAGTACCATGCCGGCGAGGATTGGCGCGGCCCCAGCAGCACAACCACGCTGGGCACACCGGTGTACAGCATCGGGCATGGGCTGGTGACGTATGCGCAACCGTTGGGTTGGGGGCGAGATCAGGGGGTGGTGATTGTGCGGCACACGCTTGCGGATGGCAGCCGAATTCTCTCGTTCTATGGGCATCTGGACCCGGACAGCGTGGTTCTCGCGCCGGGGACGTGCGTCGCGCGCGGGCAGCAGGTGGGCAACATCGGTCAGCCGCGCACCTCGCCCCATTTGCATTTTGAAATACGGGAGCAGTCGCCCTATGCGCCGCTCACGGGGTACTGGGCGGAAGACCCGACGCTGGCGGGTTGGAAGCCGCCTTCGCAGACGATCTGGAACCAGCGGATAGCGGCCGCGGTGGGGGTTACGTGGGCGCGGGTTTTCGCGGATGCCGGCATTCACCCCCTCACCCCCTTAAACGAAAACACCTTCCTCCTGCTTGCCGGCAACCAGCTACAATCGCTCAATCTGGCGGACGGCAGCATCCAACCCGCGCTGCCCGACCGGCGAAACGTCGTTGACGCCCTGCCCGCCGCCAATTCATCCATCCTCTACGTCGCCGATCGGCTGGGCCGCCTGGACGCCGTGCGCCTGGAAGCAGCCGCGGACGGTCCCCTGGCCTTCACCTCTTTGTGGACCGCGCCACCTGCCGGCAACGGCGCGCCCCAACTCCTGCCGCTCCCCGGCGGGGGCGTCCTGCTGGCGCAGCGCGCTGATCTATTTGCCTATGATGCAGACGGCGTACGGCTGTGGCGGCAAAACGTAGATCGGGCCGTGCTGGATGGGGTGATGGTGGAAGAGGCATTGTACTTCACAACGGCGGGGGAGGATGGCGCACTGTGGCGGCTGCGCCCTGGGGGAACGCCGCAGGCGGTGGGCGACGTGGGCGGCTACCTGGCGGCAGCGGGGGCGCAACTCTGGTTGTATGCCGGCAACGGGCTTTATCGCCTGGACGTGACGGCGGCGGCTGATGTGGTGCGCGTGATGAGCTTGCCGGCCGGAACGCCCGCGCGCGGCGGCATCATCCCCTTACCGGACGGCGGCGCGTTGGTGGCGCACACAGACCCCTACGACAGCCGCCTGATCGCCCTGGCGGCGGATGGCTCGCTCCGGTGGCAAACATCCGTGCGCGGCGTCAACGCCGGTCAGATGCGCCCGCTGCTGGTGGCCGGGCAGCCCTACCTGGCCGCCAGCAGCGGCGGCAGCCTCACGCTCTACGCCATCACGCCGCCAAGCGGGAGCGATTCCACGGCGGGTTTGCTGCGCCTTTTTGCCGGCAGCAGCCGCACCCCCATCCCCGCCGACACCTGGACCGTCCCCATCGGTCCCGACCACATCCTCCTGCACATCGGCGGCGGCAGCCTGGCCATCTTCGACCCCCAGGCCGCGCACGCCATTCTTGCCCTTCCTCCTCCATAA
- a CDS encoding phosphate/phosphite/phosphonate ABC transporter substrate-binding protein, with translation MNKKVTLVVLALLSLALFALVGCGGQEKLGTADNPIIMSFVPSGDTQQIIASGNELAQLVADKTGLVINANVGTDFAAVREAMGAGQAHIGWLNTFNYVLAHEKYGVDVALVTQRFGSTTYTGQIIVRADSGIASLADLKGKVMCWVDPNSTSGYIIPRILLQANGINPDTDFSQTIEAGSHNNVVTQVYNGDCDAGATFVDARSSVEADLPDVKEKVVVLATTADIPNDSVSFIKDFPADTRDQVVIALLEIADTDQGKEVLNNLYSIEALQAADDSFYDAFRADLSKAGINIEDLAK, from the coding sequence ATGAACAAGAAAGTGACCCTCGTTGTCCTGGCCCTTCTCAGTCTGGCGCTGTTTGCCCTTGTGGGCTGCGGCGGACAGGAAAAATTGGGTACGGCAGACAACCCCATTATTATGTCGTTTGTGCCTTCGGGCGATACGCAGCAGATTATTGCCAGCGGCAATGAACTGGCGCAGTTGGTTGCGGACAAGACAGGTCTGGTAATCAACGCCAACGTCGGCACGGATTTTGCGGCGGTGCGTGAGGCGATGGGCGCGGGACAGGCGCACATCGGCTGGCTGAACACCTTCAACTACGTGCTGGCGCATGAGAAGTACGGCGTGGATGTGGCTCTGGTGACACAGCGTTTTGGCTCCACCACCTACACAGGCCAGATCATTGTGCGCGCGGACAGCGGCATCGCTTCGCTGGCGGACCTGAAGGGCAAGGTGATGTGCTGGGTAGACCCCAACTCCACCTCCGGCTACATCATCCCGCGCATTCTGTTGCAAGCGAATGGCATTAATCCGGATACGGATTTCAGCCAGACGATTGAAGCCGGCTCCCACAACAACGTGGTGACGCAGGTTTACAATGGCGACTGCGACGCCGGCGCGACGTTCGTGGATGCGCGCAGTTCGGTGGAAGCGGACCTGCCGGATGTGAAGGAGAAGGTGGTGGTGCTGGCGACGACGGCGGACATCCCCAACGACAGCGTCTCCTTTATCAAGGATTTCCCGGCGGACACCCGGGATCAGGTGGTGATCGCGCTGCTGGAAATTGCTGACACGGATCAAGGCAAAGAAGTCCTCAACAACCTCTACTCCATTGAAGCCCTGCAAGCCGCGGACGACAGCTTCTACGATGCTTTCCGCGCCGACCTGAGCAAAGCAGGCATCAACATCGAAGACCTGGCGAAATAA
- the phnC gene encoding phosphonate ABC transporter ATP-binding protein, producing MLRVENLTKVFPDGTVALKDVSFEVQDGEFLTVIGLSGSGKSTLLRCINRLIDPTEGRVLWNDVDVTAANGKELRHIRRQIGMIFQQFNLVKRSSVLTNVLSGRLGYAHPWLSLLHQFSTEDHKRALAALERVGIPDKADNRADQLSGGQQQRVAIARALMQEPRLMLADEPVASLDPVLAHSILQYLELLNRQDGITVICSLHFLDLVHRYATRVIGLKAGELVFDGVPAELTRQRFKEVYGEEAEMVTVGGQATS from the coding sequence TTGCTGCGTGTAGAAAACCTGACCAAAGTATTTCCCGACGGCACCGTCGCCCTGAAAGACGTCAGTTTTGAGGTGCAAGATGGGGAATTCCTCACTGTCATTGGCCTGTCCGGGTCGGGAAAGTCCACCCTGCTCCGCTGCATCAACCGCCTCATCGACCCCACCGAAGGGCGCGTCCTCTGGAATGACGTGGACGTGACCGCCGCCAATGGCAAAGAACTGCGCCACATTCGCCGCCAGATCGGCATGATCTTCCAGCAGTTCAACCTCGTCAAGCGTAGCAGTGTCCTCACCAACGTCCTTTCCGGGCGGCTGGGATACGCCCACCCCTGGCTCAGCCTGCTGCACCAATTTTCTACCGAGGACCACAAACGGGCGCTGGCGGCGCTGGAGCGCGTGGGCATCCCCGACAAGGCGGACAACCGCGCCGACCAGCTTTCCGGGGGACAGCAGCAGCGCGTGGCGATTGCCCGCGCCCTGATGCAGGAGCCGCGCCTGATGCTGGCGGACGAGCCGGTTGCCAGCCTGGACCCGGTGCTGGCGCATTCGATTTTACAATACCTGGAACTGCTCAACCGTCAGGATGGCATCACCGTCATTTGCAGTCTGCACTTCCTTGACCTGGTACACCGCTACGCCACCCGCGTTATTGGCCTGAAGGCGGGAGAACTCGTTTTTGATGGCGTGCCGGCAGAATTGACGCGGCAACGGTTCAAGGAAGTGTACGGGGAAGAGGCGGAAATGGTCACCGTTGGCGGGCAGGCGACTTCTTGA
- the phnE gene encoding phosphonate ABC transporter, permease protein PhnE — protein sequence MTQSSKHNGRGSRQAHGQNWAFSLIIPGSGQIALGQRERGVGLLLIVAVLGGLVLWQGTTALLAPLAAIWLWTAWDAWQLTRGKQPGLGTPFLLGALIVYGVGVSVTEVRPARLASGWPSMLPYLKALTRPELMTYPTNDVVGQMPILVPCVEPLPPPSREATVTPHLALNAPCAAVGETVEISGSGFLPDFSGELWWISPIGDPQRVLESGQQATFVTDSAGNFTTRVIVPLAVPVTNQPGPGETQTHVIRAEQHQPYGSLQPTQTLSLVLDKIGETIALAFMATVLGVIFAVPVSFLAARNLMSGNPVTRVIYTITRTILNVIRSIETLMWAIIFAVWVGLGPFGGTLALWLHTVAALGKLYSEAIESIDPGPIEAARATGATMPQVVVYAVLPQILPTFTSFTLYRWDINVRMSTVIGLVSDAGLGFLVIQWIRLNRFSAMATAIIAIVLVVAILDAVSSWLRQRILEGTPVARRASPTRRLITRLVGVTIFVFVFAWSWQVAQIDPVELVRGAPDGLRLLRAFAIPDVATRPTEEHKVSVPLPVPCGAGESAPSAFSGARVSLSRSCGNVGDPLVISAHELPANTDVSVRWALSDDAFLRVQANCCTTDSTGSLRLETRISPLMEVNADEGRAEAGQVEVIWKEVIGGPQPSEALKTVLNLALVTLLMALLATTLGSVFAIPLSFFAARNITGRSPLGRSVYNLFRTGFNLFRSVEPMILVLICAAWVGAGPFAGVLALMLNNIPNLGKLFSETIEEIDSGPVDAITATGANRLQTLVFAIVPQLVPKFLAFILYQWDINIRMSTVIGFVGGGGIGQQFRLWVGLNQYAAAGTATWAIVIMVWSMDYLSARARERLT from the coding sequence TTGACGCAATCATCGAAGCATAACGGACGTGGTTCGCGGCAGGCGCACGGGCAAAACTGGGCCTTTTCCCTGATTATTCCCGGCAGCGGCCAGATCGCCCTGGGGCAGCGGGAGCGCGGCGTGGGCCTACTCCTGATCGTTGCCGTGCTGGGCGGCCTTGTTTTGTGGCAGGGCACAACGGCCCTGCTGGCGCCACTGGCCGCGATCTGGCTGTGGACGGCGTGGGATGCGTGGCAGTTAACGCGCGGCAAACAGCCAGGGCTGGGCACGCCTTTCCTGTTAGGGGCGCTGATCGTCTATGGGGTAGGCGTGAGCGTGACGGAGGTGCGCCCGGCGCGGCTGGCCAGCGGTTGGCCGTCGATGCTGCCCTACCTGAAGGCGCTGACGCGGCCTGAGTTGATGACCTACCCCACCAACGACGTGGTGGGGCAGATGCCGATCCTGGTTCCCTGTGTGGAGCCGTTGCCGCCGCCTTCCCGCGAAGCGACGGTGACGCCGCACCTGGCGCTCAACGCGCCCTGCGCCGCCGTGGGGGAGACGGTGGAGATCAGCGGGTCGGGGTTTTTGCCTGATTTTAGCGGGGAGTTGTGGTGGATTAGCCCGATTGGGGACCCGCAGCGGGTGTTGGAGAGTGGACAGCAGGCGACGTTTGTGACGGATAGTGCCGGCAATTTCACCACCCGCGTCATCGTCCCCCTTGCCGTCCCCGTCACCAACCAACCCGGCCCCGGCGAAACCCAAACCCACGTCATCCGCGCCGAACAGCACCAACCTTACGGCTCCCTCCAACCCACGCAAACCCTCAGCCTCGTCCTCGACAAGATCGGCGAAACCATCGCCCTCGCTTTCATGGCCACCGTCCTTGGCGTCATCTTCGCCGTGCCCGTCAGCTTCCTGGCCGCGCGCAACCTGATGTCCGGCAATCCCGTCACCCGCGTCATCTACACCATCACCCGCACCATCCTCAACGTCATTCGCTCCATCGAAACCCTCATGTGGGCCATTATTTTTGCCGTGTGGGTGGGATTGGGGCCATTTGGGGGCACACTCGCCTTGTGGCTGCACACCGTCGCTGCTTTGGGCAAACTCTACTCGGAAGCCATTGAGAGCATCGACCCCGGCCCCATCGAAGCGGCGCGGGCCACGGGCGCAACCATGCCCCAGGTGGTCGTCTACGCCGTGCTGCCGCAAATTTTGCCCACCTTCACCTCCTTCACCCTCTACCGCTGGGACATCAACGTGCGCATGTCCACCGTCATCGGCCTGGTGAGCGACGCCGGGTTGGGCTTCCTCGTCATCCAATGGATTCGTCTGAATCGCTTCTCGGCCATGGCCACGGCCATCATCGCCATTGTGCTGGTCGTGGCGATTCTGGACGCCGTTTCCAGTTGGCTGCGGCAGCGCATTCTGGAAGGCACGCCGGTGGCGCGGCGCGCCAGCCCGACCAGGCGCCTGATCACGCGCCTGGTGGGGGTGACCATTTTCGTGTTCGTTTTTGCCTGGTCGTGGCAGGTGGCGCAAATTGATCCTGTGGAACTGGTGCGCGGCGCACCGGATGGGCTGCGGCTTCTGCGCGCCTTTGCCATCCCGGACGTGGCGACGCGCCCCACGGAGGAGCATAAGGTGAGCGTGCCACTACCCGTGCCGTGCGGCGCGGGGGAGAGTGCGCCCTCGGCCTTTAGCGGGGCGCGGGTTTCGCTTTCCCGCTCGTGCGGCAATGTGGGAGATCCGCTGGTGATTTCGGCGCATGAATTGCCGGCAAACACCGATGTCTCCGTGCGTTGGGCTTTATCCGATGACGCCTTTTTGCGCGTGCAGGCCAACTGCTGCACCACCGACAGCACAGGCAGCCTGCGTCTGGAAACCCGCATTAGCCCACTCATGGAAGTGAACGCCGACGAGGGGCGGGCGGAAGCGGGCCAGGTGGAAGTGATCTGGAAGGAAGTGATTGGCGGGCCACAGCCCAGCGAGGCGCTAAAAACGGTCCTCAATCTGGCCCTGGTAACGCTCCTCATGGCCCTGCTGGCGACCACACTCGGTTCCGTCTTTGCCATCCCCCTCAGTTTCTTTGCCGCCCGCAACATCACCGGGCGCAGCCCCTTGGGGCGCTCTGTCTACAACCTGTTCCGCACCGGCTTCAACCTCTTCCGCTCCGTGGAGCCGATGATCCTGGTGCTGATCTGCGCCGCTTGGGTGGGCGCAGGCCCCTTCGCCGGCGTGTTGGCCTTGATGCTGAACAATATCCCCAACCTGGGCAAGCTGTTCTCGGAAACCATCGAGGAAATCGACAGTGGCCCCGTGGACGCGATCACGGCCACGGGCGCAAACAGGCTGCAAACGCTTGTTTTCGCCATTGTGCCCCAACTCGTGCCCAAATTCCTGGCGTTCATCCTATACCAGTGGGACATCAACATCCGCATGTCCACGGTGATCGGCTTCGTCGGCGGCGGCGGCATCGGCCAGCAGTTCCGCCTCTGGGTGGGGCTGAATCAGTACGCGGCAGCGGGCACGGCTACCTGGGCTATCGTGATCATGGTGTGGAGCATGGACTACCTCAGCGCCCGCGCCCGCGAGCGGCTGACGTAG
- a CDS encoding ATP-binding protein produces the protein MNEREMEQWLQEADGRMPAGIFARAGGSLLMMIGLPGAGKSHLINHVQSLLPCIVVRSDDVRAQRLSHPQYAQSEKDAIYALCHALIARRLRRGQRVVFDATNHLRARRHALLEVAAQCGAAVAICHVSASEEATRQRLLARHNGARRAEDRSDAGWRVYQLLREQFEPPRLPHLALDSSATPSPDLARRLCDYWLACEGRGQ, from the coding sequence ATGAATGAACGCGAGATGGAACAATGGTTGCAGGAAGCGGATGGGAGGATGCCTGCCGGCATTTTCGCCCGCGCGGGTGGCTCCTTGTTGATGATGATTGGGCTACCCGGTGCCGGCAAATCCCACCTCATCAACCACGTGCAATCCCTCCTCCCCTGCATCGTCGTGCGCAGCGACGACGTGCGCGCCCAACGACTTTCCCACCCCCAATACGCCCAATCGGAAAAAGACGCCATCTACGCGCTCTGCCACGCCCTCATCGCCCGTCGCCTGCGTCGTGGTCAGCGCGTCGTCTTTGACGCCACCAACCACCTGCGCGCCCGCCGCCACGCCCTGCTGGAGGTGGCCGCACAGTGCGGAGCCGCCGTCGCCATCTGCCACGTCAGCGCCAGCGAAGAGGCCACCCGCCAACGGCTGCTGGCGCGCCACAACGGCGCGCGCCGCGCGGAAGACCGCTCCGACGCCGGCTGGCGCGTCTATCAATTATTGCGTGAACAGTTTGAACCGCCGCGGCTCCCCCACCTGGCCCTGGATAGCAGCGCGACCCCATCCCCCGACCTGGCGCGCCGCCTATGCGACTACTGGCTGGCGTGTGAGGGACGAGGACAATAA